The following proteins are co-located in the Thermus thermophilus HB8 genome:
- a CDS encoding DUF1517 domain-containing protein, translated as MLRGVKALRALGLLLLLGLALGQKSGGGVGGRPYVPSTPPPMSPGPAPVYPTPAPYYPVPGPVYVYPGGGGSLGTAPVLVFFGLALVAFLMVRGLSRAGEEGPRASVGRLRLALLLSPGVQRALRRLAEEADTTTAKGLADLLDEVALVLLREAPAWRFASYEAREGTEEEVLGQFDAWMLEDRSTYRETFRHFEGKKVEAAYTPKVEPGGRYLVASLVLAVRGSLPPGGPLDRGKAREVLLAFAATTPFTLLAFHLAWTPEKEGEGLTEEELLALYPNLEKL; from the coding sequence ATGCTAAGGGGCGTGAAGGCCCTGCGGGCCCTCGGCCTCCTCCTCCTCCTCGGCCTCGCCCTCGGGCAGAAAAGCGGGGGCGGGGTCGGGGGCAGGCCCTACGTGCCCTCCACCCCGCCGCCCATGAGCCCGGGGCCCGCCCCAGTCTACCCCACCCCCGCGCCCTACTACCCCGTCCCCGGACCGGTGTACGTGTACCCCGGGGGCGGGGGAAGCCTAGGGACGGCGCCGGTCCTCGTCTTCTTCGGCCTCGCCCTGGTGGCCTTCCTCATGGTCCGGGGGCTGAGCCGGGCCGGGGAGGAAGGGCCCAGGGCCAGCGTGGGCCGCCTGCGCCTCGCCCTCCTCCTCAGCCCCGGGGTGCAGCGGGCCCTGAGGCGCCTCGCCGAGGAGGCGGACACCACCACGGCCAAGGGGCTTGCGGACCTCCTGGACGAGGTGGCCCTGGTCCTCCTCCGGGAAGCCCCCGCCTGGCGCTTCGCAAGCTACGAGGCGCGGGAAGGAACGGAGGAAGAGGTCCTGGGCCAGTTTGACGCCTGGATGCTGGAGGACCGGAGCACCTACCGGGAGACCTTCCGGCACTTTGAGGGGAAGAAGGTGGAGGCGGCCTACACCCCCAAGGTGGAGCCGGGCGGACGCTACCTGGTGGCCTCCCTCGTCCTCGCCGTCCGGGGAAGCCTGCCCCCCGGGGGGCCTTTGGACCGGGGAAAGGCGAGGGAGGTCCTCCTCGCCTTCGCCGCCACCACCCCCTTCACCCTCCTCGCCTTCCACCTGGCCTGGACGCCGGAGAAGGAGGGCGAGGGCCTCACGGAGGAGGAGCTCCTCGCCCTCTACCCAAATCTGGAAAAGCTCTAA
- a CDS encoding O-antigen ligase family protein gives MRGLAFLLALAPLFPPLAGLALFFVPWVRRLPLWGQALLALYGASLLLPALFAPEPLAWPLALFRFLYVLGLVGLGVALGRPERALGAWGVGLFLLYLTGFAATYWVLGDGAVGTRLSHPFHSPVGFGFLGGLGLLLALHLRYPWPFRALLGLLGGAVLLLSGSRGGMLGFFVGGAAALLFRRRGLLALALGGGLFLAAFALNLPATERFFQAHLSGREGVWLAAYRVFQEHPWTGVGPYLLGERIGGVLFGDCFLFPLLEARGLTCPDWLRPWGGLWTFAHNHLLQALGEGGVFGAVGLLLLAGGFLAGAWGDGLLFGLLAAYLGMGMVDNPFSVPSPFRGEVFFLLGGMALARLEGGRAPLGLGLAGGVALLWSLPFLYLAARPEGPPPALRYLVVPDRGGAGAVALEGGEGYRLQVWLCAEGCRRLGWEWPAEKPVRFPLPEALEEGKRLVLVLFREGGLALRPAFLLEEEVGR, from the coding sequence GTGCGCGGCCTGGCCTTCCTCCTCGCCTTGGCGCCCCTCTTTCCCCCGCTTGCGGGGCTTGCCCTTTTCTTCGTGCCCTGGGTCCGGCGGCTTCCCCTTTGGGGGCAGGCCCTGCTCGCCCTCTACGGGGCGAGCCTCCTCCTCCCCGCCCTCTTCGCCCCGGAGCCTTTGGCCTGGCCTTTGGCCCTCTTCCGCTTCCTCTACGTCCTCGGCCTGGTGGGGCTTGGGGTGGCCTTGGGCAGGCCGGAGCGGGCCCTTGGGGCTTGGGGCGTGGGCCTCTTCCTCCTCTACCTCACGGGCTTCGCCGCCACCTACTGGGTTCTGGGGGACGGGGCGGTGGGGACCCGGCTCAGCCACCCCTTCCACAGCCCCGTGGGCTTCGGCTTCCTCGGGGGGCTCGGCCTCCTCCTCGCCCTCCACCTCCGCTACCCCTGGCCCTTCCGGGCCCTCCTGGGCCTTCTGGGGGGGGCGGTCCTCCTCCTCTCGGGGAGCCGTGGGGGGATGCTGGGCTTCTTCGTGGGCGGGGCGGCGGCCCTCCTCTTCCGCAGGCGGGGCCTTCTCGCCCTGGCCTTAGGGGGTGGGCTTTTCCTCGCCGCCTTCGCCCTGAACCTTCCCGCCACGGAGCGCTTCTTCCAGGCCCACCTTTCCGGGAGGGAAGGGGTGTGGCTCGCCGCCTACCGGGTCTTCCAGGAGCACCCCTGGACGGGGGTGGGGCCCTACCTCCTCGGGGAGCGGATCGGGGGGGTGCTCTTCGGGGACTGCTTCCTCTTTCCCCTCCTCGAGGCCCGGGGGCTTACCTGTCCCGACTGGCTCAGGCCCTGGGGCGGGCTTTGGACCTTCGCCCACAACCACCTCCTCCAGGCCCTGGGGGAAGGGGGGGTCTTCGGGGCGGTGGGGCTTCTCCTCCTCGCCGGGGGGTTCCTCGCGGGGGCCTGGGGGGACGGCCTCCTCTTCGGCCTCCTCGCCGCCTATTTGGGGATGGGGATGGTGGACAACCCCTTCAGCGTCCCGAGCCCCTTCCGGGGCGAGGTCTTCTTCCTCCTCGGGGGGATGGCCCTGGCCCGCCTCGAGGGGGGGCGGGCGCCCCTGGGGCTGGGGCTTGCCGGGGGGGTGGCCCTCCTCTGGTCCCTCCCCTTCCTTTACCTGGCGGCCCGCCCCGAGGGGCCTCCCCCGGCCCTCCGCTACCTCGTCGTCCCGGATCGGGGCGGCGCGGGGGCGGTGGCCCTGGAGGGGGGCGAGGGGTACCGCCTCCAGGTCTGGCTCTGCGCCGAGGGGTGCCGGAGGCTCGGCTGGGAGTGGCCGGCGGAGAAGCCCGTCCGCTTCCCCCTTCCCGAGGCCCTCGAGGAGGGGAAGAGGCTCGTGCTCGTGCTCTTCCGGGAGGGGGGCCTGGCCTTGCGGCCCGCCTTTCTCCTGGAGGAGGAGGTGGGGCGGTGA
- a CDS encoding LptF/LptG family permease produces the protein MILHRYLLRESLPVLLLALLFLTAVYLFGFFYAGARWLEGVPLPKILRWLSYHVPGIWVQVFPIALVTTTVLVFGRLAAEGAHFALLSAGIPLGRAALPLVAVGAVLSGLALYLQEYVVPEANNRVRVAWWDEIHTQGAGLFRLKGMQIPIGQGKSLYFQDFDMAAKEMVGVRITAFQGEVGTFLFAERGTWEDKTLTLKDYRYYQVDFAQVPGLETAPDLLAQVRRVFRVVSQGKTLEVTSDLSRARAIADYADTFSFGQDSLSEAWRKLKDPFLPPLEKWRARLELHSKLALPLANLVLVLLAAAMALRYGKSPGLALGMSVVLALAYYGAFFLGRALAGIGALPPELGAWGANLLFLLLGLRALR, from the coding sequence ATGATCCTCCACCGCTACCTCCTCAGGGAGAGCCTCCCCGTCCTCCTCCTCGCCCTCCTCTTCCTCACCGCCGTCTACCTCTTCGGCTTCTTCTACGCCGGGGCGAGGTGGCTTGAGGGGGTGCCCCTCCCCAAGATCCTCCGCTGGCTCTCCTACCACGTCCCCGGGATCTGGGTCCAGGTCTTCCCCATCGCCTTGGTGACCACCACGGTCCTGGTCTTCGGCAGGCTCGCCGCCGAGGGGGCCCACTTCGCCCTTCTTTCCGCCGGGATCCCCTTGGGGCGGGCGGCGCTCCCCCTCGTGGCCGTGGGGGCGGTCCTGAGCGGCCTCGCCCTCTACCTCCAGGAGTACGTGGTCCCTGAGGCCAACAACCGGGTGCGGGTGGCCTGGTGGGACGAGATCCACACCCAAGGGGCGGGCCTCTTCCGGCTCAAGGGGATGCAGATCCCCATAGGCCAGGGCAAGAGCCTCTACTTCCAGGACTTTGACATGGCGGCCAAGGAGATGGTGGGGGTGCGGATCACCGCCTTCCAGGGGGAGGTGGGGACCTTCCTCTTCGCCGAGCGGGGCACCTGGGAGGACAAGACCCTCACCCTCAAGGACTACCGCTACTACCAGGTGGACTTCGCCCAGGTGCCGGGGCTGGAAACCGCCCCCGACCTCCTCGCCCAGGTGCGCCGGGTCTTCCGGGTGGTGAGCCAGGGGAAGACCCTGGAGGTGACCTCGGACCTCTCCCGGGCCCGGGCCATCGCCGACTACGCCGACACCTTCAGCTTCGGCCAGGACAGCCTTTCGGAGGCCTGGCGGAAGCTCAAGGACCCCTTCTTGCCCCCCTTGGAGAAGTGGCGGGCGCGGCTTGAGCTCCACTCCAAGCTCGCCCTTCCCCTCGCCAACCTGGTCCTCGTCCTCCTCGCGGCGGCCATGGCCCTCCGCTACGGGAAAAGCCCCGGGCTCGCCCTGGGGATGAGCGTGGTCCTCGCCCTGGCCTACTACGGCGCCTTCTTCCTGGGCCGGGCCCTGGCCGGGATCGGGGCCCTCCCCCCCGAGCTTGGGGCCTGGGGGGCCAACCTCCTCTTCCTCCTTTTGGGCCTCAGGGCCCTCCGCTAG
- the lon gene encoding endopeptidase La produces MLPETMPVCPVRGSVIYPTMVMPIDAGRPISIRAIDEALARDRVLLIVSQRDKEVETPRPSDLFEVGTACNILKMRKNPDGSVQVLVQAFARVRVREWLDLGDHLEARGEVLADEPGEPILVKALVREVKDKFQALLKEGKYLAPEVAQFILNLEDPSQLADYVAFHMDFRLEDKQKVLETANVAERLRAVLVLLEAELALIETQRRIQQQVKEEIDRNQREYFLREQMKAIQRELHGEEGEQEVEEFRRKLEALDLPPVVRQEAERELNRFARMHPDSAEASVIRTYLDWIVNLPWNTRTEDNLDLERAKEILERDHYGLEKVKDRVLEYLAVRKLKAERAKRGEIPPDEVNKGPILLFVGPPGVGKTSIAKSIAEALGRKYVRVSLGGVRDESDIRGHRRTYIGAMPGRIIQGLRQAGTKNPVFLLDEVDKLGISYQGDPAAALLEVLDPAQNKEFVDHYLGVPFDLSEVMFICTANFPQNIPAPLYDRMEPIEFTSYTEQEKLEIAKRYLLPRQLKENGLEPEQVVVTEAALTRLITHYTREAGVRQLEREIGALLRKAARRILEEGKKRVRITEKDLEAYLGPPRFLPETEAREPQVGVATGMYYTPVGGDIMFVEVSVMPGKGNLILTGQLGDVMKESARAALSYAKKNALRFGIPLEKFDKSDIHIHVPAGAIPKEGPSAGVALVSALVSALTEVPVRHDIAMTGEITLTGRVLPIGGVKEKVLGARRAGIREVILPKLNEPDLSDIPKPLRQNMTFHFVEHLDQVLDLALVGGLKALEERGRRPRSARKKKELVAHA; encoded by the coding sequence ATGCTACCGGAAACCATGCCCGTCTGCCCGGTGCGGGGCTCGGTCATCTACCCCACCATGGTGATGCCCATAGACGCCGGGAGGCCCATCTCCATCCGGGCCATTGACGAGGCCCTGGCCCGCGACCGGGTCCTCCTCATCGTGAGCCAGAGGGACAAGGAGGTGGAGACCCCCAGGCCCTCGGACCTCTTTGAGGTGGGCACGGCCTGCAACATCCTGAAGATGCGCAAGAACCCGGACGGCTCCGTCCAGGTCCTGGTGCAGGCCTTCGCCCGGGTCCGGGTGAGGGAGTGGCTGGACCTGGGGGACCACCTCGAGGCCCGCGGCGAGGTCCTCGCCGACGAGCCCGGGGAGCCCATCCTGGTCAAGGCCCTGGTCCGGGAGGTCAAGGACAAGTTCCAGGCCCTCCTCAAGGAGGGGAAGTACCTGGCCCCGGAGGTGGCCCAGTTCATCCTGAACCTGGAGGACCCCTCGCAGCTTGCCGACTACGTCGCCTTCCACATGGACTTCCGCCTCGAGGACAAGCAGAAGGTCCTGGAGACGGCGAACGTGGCCGAGCGCCTGCGGGCGGTTTTGGTGCTCCTGGAGGCGGAGCTCGCCCTCATTGAGACCCAGCGGCGCATCCAGCAGCAGGTCAAGGAGGAGATTGACCGCAACCAGCGGGAGTACTTCCTCCGGGAGCAGATGAAGGCCATCCAGCGGGAGCTCCACGGGGAGGAGGGGGAGCAGGAGGTGGAGGAGTTCCGCAGAAAGCTTGAGGCCCTGGACCTTCCCCCCGTGGTGCGCCAGGAAGCGGAGCGGGAGCTCAACCGCTTCGCCCGCATGCACCCCGACTCCGCCGAGGCCAGCGTCATCCGCACCTACCTGGACTGGATCGTCAACCTCCCCTGGAACACCCGCACCGAGGACAACCTGGACCTGGAGCGGGCCAAGGAGATCCTGGAACGGGACCACTACGGCCTGGAGAAGGTGAAGGACCGGGTCCTGGAGTACCTGGCGGTGCGCAAGCTCAAGGCGGAACGGGCCAAGCGGGGGGAGATCCCGCCCGACGAGGTGAACAAGGGCCCCATCCTCCTCTTCGTGGGGCCGCCGGGGGTGGGGAAGACCTCCATCGCCAAGAGCATCGCCGAGGCCCTGGGCCGCAAGTACGTGCGCGTCTCCTTGGGCGGCGTCCGGGACGAGTCGGACATCCGGGGCCACCGCCGCACCTACATCGGGGCCATGCCGGGCCGGATCATCCAGGGCCTGAGGCAAGCGGGGACCAAGAACCCCGTCTTCCTCCTGGACGAGGTGGACAAGCTGGGCATCTCCTACCAGGGGGACCCGGCGGCGGCCCTCCTCGAGGTCTTGGACCCCGCCCAGAACAAGGAGTTCGTGGACCACTACCTGGGGGTGCCCTTTGACCTCAGCGAGGTGATGTTCATCTGCACCGCCAACTTCCCCCAGAACATCCCCGCCCCCCTCTACGACCGGATGGAGCCCATTGAGTTCACCAGCTACACCGAGCAGGAGAAGCTGGAGATCGCCAAGCGCTACCTCCTGCCCAGGCAGCTAAAGGAAAACGGCCTCGAGCCCGAGCAGGTGGTGGTGACCGAGGCCGCCCTCACGCGCCTCATCACCCACTACACCCGGGAGGCGGGGGTGCGGCAGCTGGAGCGGGAGATCGGGGCCCTCCTCCGCAAGGCCGCCCGCAGGATCCTGGAGGAGGGCAAGAAGCGGGTGCGGATCACGGAGAAGGACCTGGAGGCCTACCTCGGCCCGCCCCGCTTCCTCCCCGAGACCGAGGCCCGGGAGCCCCAGGTGGGGGTGGCCACGGGGATGTACTACACCCCCGTGGGCGGGGACATCATGTTCGTGGAGGTCTCCGTGATGCCCGGCAAGGGCAACCTCATCCTCACCGGGCAGCTCGGCGACGTGATGAAGGAGTCGGCCAGGGCCGCCCTCTCCTACGCCAAGAAGAACGCCCTCCGCTTCGGCATCCCCCTGGAGAAGTTTGACAAGTCCGACATCCACATCCACGTCCCCGCCGGGGCCATTCCCAAGGAAGGCCCCTCCGCCGGGGTGGCCCTCGTGAGCGCCTTGGTCTCCGCCCTCACCGAGGTGCCGGTGCGGCACGACATCGCCATGACCGGGGAGATCACCCTCACGGGCAGGGTCCTCCCCATCGGCGGGGTGAAGGAGAAGGTGCTGGGGGCGAGGCGGGCCGGGATCCGGGAGGTGATCCTGCCCAAGCTCAACGAGCCCGACCTCTCCGACATCCCCAAGCCCCTCCGGCAGAACATGACCTTCCACTTCGTGGAGCACCTGGACCAGGTTCTGGACCTGGCCCTGGTGGGCGGCCTCAAGGCCTTGGAGGAGCGGGGCAGGCGCCCTAGGAGCGCCCGGAAGAAGAAGGAGCTCGTGGCCCACGCCTAG